TAAGCTCTGCCAAATGTAATAGAACACTAGATGCCGCCCTCTGCTTCGCCAACTTTTTCTTCTGCGCGATCGCATCCCCCACAACCCCAGCACAAGCGCACCGGCAGTAGAACCCCTCCGATCGCTCCTCGTATACAAAGACTGGAGACTCCCAATCCATCAACTGACAGATTTCAATTAAAGTCCCCACATGGTTCTGTCCATCCACCAAAGGCTTCTCTAGAATTGCCTTCAGCTTCAGTTCACGCGGTTCCACCACCGGCTCTACTGCACTCTCAACCACCGGCTGCTCCGGCACTACCCGCGCATCGACTCCCGCCAGCTCCCCGCGAACAAAGCTACAGAGCCACAGCCAACAAGCCCGATGCTTCGCCGCCAGCTTCCGCCGATCGCAACCCGGCCCCACCGTCGTCCGCACATCGCCATCGATGTATACTTCAGCCCAGGCCAAGAAAGAACCCTCCTGCGATAACTCTGTATATTCCAGTTTCTCCCACTCTTGCTCTTGAGAAACGGCCATAGACAAGACGCTTGCTGCATCCTGAGTTTTACTCTCAAGGTGCGAGAGAACCCGCTCCTGCAGCTCCCGGTCCCTTCCTTGTATAAGCAATAAATAGTAGTCGAGCACCACCAGCCTCCCCTGAGACAAGCGCGATCGCACCTCCTCTGCCAGAGCAGGCGGCAGCTCACCCTCAGCATGTTTGATCAACCGCGAGAATTCCTTCTCGGGCAGCTCATCAAAACTCTCATCAGACTCCAGCTTTTCCTGTAGCTCCTGCTTCGCCTTGTCCTTGAAGTAGGTGCTGGTGCGTTGTTCTTCTTCGAGCACAGTCCCATTGATATGCCGACCTAAATTCTCTAGATCCTCCTTTGAATAGGGGGACGCCTCCCCGCGTAGCAGAGCCTTTATGATCCGATGGTTGATCAAGTCGGCAACTCGACGAATAGGCGAAGTGAAGTGCCCGTATGCCGGAAGATTGAGCGCAAAGTGTCCAATCAGCGCCGGTCCATATTCAGCCTTATTGAGCCAGCTCATCAACCGCCGTCGTATCTCCTGAGCAGACCCCGCCACCAGCAATGCCTGCAGCATGTCGTCCTGGCCGGGTGCGATCGCTTTTGCCGTGTGGTTGCGGTAGAGCGCTGGTTGATCGCGGTCGGCTAGCCATTGGGCGGCGGCAGTGTTGGCCGCAATCATCATTTCCTCAATGATGCGATGGCTGTGGAATCTGGCATTTGGATTGTTGGTAATTCGCCCTTCTTCGTCGAGGTAGACCTTGCTGCCGAAGACGGACATGGCCCCGAGTGCCCCTGTTGCCTTCCGCTGCGCGTTCAGCTTTGCGGTCCACTCCTGCATCAGCTTCAGCGTGCTGTGCCATCGGAGTTTTGGGTGGCTGATCGCATAGTCGGCCTGGGAGTAGCTGAACCGCTTTGCACTCTGGAGCTGAGACTCGAAGATTCTGCAGCCAGTGACTTTGCCTGTTGGGTCTAGCTCTAGCTCGAACGTCAATGTGGCTCGGGGTTGGCCTTCCTGTAGGCTCAGGGCATCCTCGCTGAGGACTCGCGGCAACATTGGATCGTTGCCCTGCTTGTAGTATCGCTTCGGGTGGTTGCGATCGCACTTTCATCTAGGGGAGTGCCTGGGGGGATATGTTCTGATACATCGCTGATATGGACTTGGAGAGTTGCGCCAGTCTCTGTTTCCTCTAGCCAGATCGCATCGTCGAGGTCGAGAGATGTGGGGCCGTCGATGGTGAACCCCTGGACCTGGGGGCGATCGTAGTGATGGGGGTGGGTTGCGATCGTTTTGGCTTGGGTGAGGACAGGGGCGCTGAAAAGAAGCTGGGGCATGGTGAAAGGCTGAACGGGCTGTGTTCGTTTCTATTATGTCCGTGTTCAAAGATGCGATCTCATTTTCTGCGGGTCCGGTCTGATAAAATCACTCTATGTATGACAGCACCTGTAAGTTCCTCGCAGAGTCATTTTCGAGCGATTTCGCTTCGTGGCTGCTGGGTAGACCCATCGCTTTTACGAAGCTGAGTCCTTCTGAATTATCACTGGAGCCGATTCGCGCAGATGCATTGATTCTATTGGAGTCTGAAGAGTTTGTACTCCATCTGGAATTCCAAACTGAGCCAGATAA
The Acaryochloris thomasi RCC1774 genome window above contains:
- a CDS encoding RNB domain-containing ribonuclease, which translates into the protein MLPRVLSEDALSLQEGQPRATLTFELELDPTGKVTGCRIFESQLQSAKRFSYSQADYAISHPKLRWHSTLKLMQEWTAKLNAQRKATGALGAMSVFGSKVYLDEEGRITNNPNARFHSHRIIEEMMIAANTAAAQWLADRDQPALYRNHTAKAIAPGQDDMLQALLVAGSAQEIRRRLMSWLNKAEYGPALIGHFALNLPAYGHFTSPIRRVADLINHRIIKALLRGEASPYSKEDLENLGRHINGTVLEEEQRTSTYFKDKAKQELQEKLESDESFDELPEKEFSRLIKHAEGELPPALAEEVRSRLSQGRLVVLDYYLLLIQGRDRELQERVLSHLESKTQDAASVLSMAVSQEQEWEKLEYTELSQEGSFLAWAEVYIDGDVRTTVGPGCDRRKLAAKHRACWLWLCSFVRGELAGVDARVVPEQPVVESAVEPVVEPRELKLKAILEKPLVDGQNHVGTLIEICQLMDWESPVFVYEERSEGFYCRCACAGVVGDAIAQKKKLAKQRAASSVLLHLAELRTNWSYLKH
- a CDS encoding RNB domain-containing ribonuclease, producing MPQLLFSAPVLTQAKTIATHPHHYDRPQVQGFTIDGPTSLDLDDAIWLEETETGATLQVHISDVSEHIPPGTPLDESAIATTRSDTTSRATIQCCRESSARMP